From a single Cytophagales bacterium WSM2-2 genomic region:
- the uspA_1 gene encoding universal stress protein UspA, with the protein MKNILVPCDFSKPAIGAYQQALVVAAQSQGVIHLLHVIEPPVMNDTLLMPTLNFEQEMMKEMKDKATEDFKRITKESKTEHVKVSYDIQYGAVSTVIRDYIKENQIDFVIMGSTGASGFKEYFIGSNAERVVRNSPVPVLVVKEFSGLPIKNIVFPNTLDVDHQEALATKVKVLQEFFKAKLHIVYINTPSNFIVDTVIRPQLDEFAQRFMFKNYTVNIFSHLTTEGGIVEFTKMINGNLIALGTHGRKGLNHLFKGSIAEDLVNHTQCLVWTCRLNDELVEA; encoded by the coding sequence ATGAAGAATATATTGGTTCCATGTGATTTTTCGAAGCCCGCCATTGGTGCTTACCAGCAGGCTTTAGTTGTTGCCGCTCAATCCCAGGGGGTTATTCACCTCTTGCACGTCATTGAACCACCGGTGATGAACGACACCCTGCTGATGCCCACCCTGAATTTCGAGCAGGAGATGATGAAAGAAATGAAAGACAAAGCGACTGAAGATTTTAAACGGATCACCAAAGAGTCTAAAACAGAGCACGTCAAAGTTAGCTACGATATCCAGTATGGAGCGGTATCGACCGTTATCCGGGATTACATTAAGGAGAACCAGATTGATTTTGTCATTATGGGCTCTACCGGGGCGAGCGGCTTTAAAGAATATTTCATCGGATCGAATGCCGAGCGTGTGGTTAGAAACTCACCTGTTCCTGTACTGGTTGTAAAAGAATTCTCAGGTCTCCCCATAAAAAATATCGTATTCCCTAACACACTTGATGTTGATCACCAGGAAGCGCTGGCTACCAAAGTGAAAGTGCTACAGGAATTCTTCAAAGCAAAGTTGCACATCGTTTACATTAACACACCTTCAAACTTCATCGTTGACACCGTTATTCGTCCGCAACTGGATGAGTTCGCCCAACGGTTCATGTTCAAAAACTACACAGTGAATATCTTCAGCCATCTAACAACTGAGGGCGGCATTGTTGAGTTCACAAAAATGATCAACGGGAACCTGATCGCCCTCGGCACACACGGACGCAAGGGGCTTAACCATTTATTTAAAGGAAGCATTGCCGAAGACCTTGTGAACCACACCCAATGCCTGGTCTGGACATGCCGGCTTAATGACGAACTGGTTGAAGCATAG
- a CDS encoding heat-shock protein has product MSLIKKSDWPSLMSNSLLSDFFDNDRFFDSDWLRKQSVPAVNVKETDKSFEIEVAAPGLSKKDFKITAENGILNISSEKKDEKEQKEKGYTRKEFTYSSFSRSFALPESTSEDDIKANYEDGILKLEVTKKSIPQAKTKKSIEVK; this is encoded by the coding sequence ATGTCACTCATTAAAAAATCAGATTGGCCATCTCTTATGAGCAATTCATTGCTGTCGGATTTCTTTGACAACGACCGTTTTTTTGATTCCGATTGGCTGCGTAAACAGTCCGTTCCTGCCGTCAATGTAAAGGAGACAGACAAGAGTTTTGAAATTGAAGTTGCGGCTCCCGGCCTGAGCAAAAAAGACTTCAAGATCACCGCTGAAAATGGAATCCTGAACATCTCTTCAGAAAAAAAAGATGAGAAGGAGCAAAAGGAGAAGGGCTACACTCGGAAAGAGTTTACCTACAGTTCATTCAGTCGCTCTTTCGCTTTGCCTGAAAGCACCAGTGAAGATGATATCAAGGCAAACTACGAGGATGGAATTCTTAAGCTGGAGGTTACTAAAAAATCCATTCCTCAAGCAAAAACAAAAAAATCGATTGAGGTGAAGTAA
- the ccoG gene encoding cytochrome c oxidase accessory protein CcoG: MTGESELYGYEEEFRNSIATVDEKGKRIWVFPKKPQGRLHRWRIVTTFILLSLLFAGPFLKISGQPLLLLNFFERRFVIFGHAFWPQDFILLAITLLVFFVFIILFTVVFGRLWCGWMCPQTLFMEMVFRKIEYWIEGDAPSQRRLNTQVLGWEKLWKKSVKHLIFIVISILISHTAMAYLIGVDAVQKIISQSPAENIAGFTGLVSFTAIFYLNFAKFREQACVAVCPYGRLQGVLLIKDSIVVAYDWLRGEPRGKLSKSEVAKKGDCIDCKLCVHVCPTGIDIRNGTQLECINCTACIDVCDEVMLKIGKPKGLIRFASYNSIKDSIQKLFTARVVAYSFVLVLLISVLSFSLATRSDVNVTALKVPGTLYQRDGDFITNLYNLEFVNKTFSEKKLELKIEEPATAVLSNVDGKDIIVPGEGLVKRIFFIKIPENKIDNARMVVTLSVFENGSMVQQVKAKFIGPVHKASDAKRR, encoded by the coding sequence ATGACCGGGGAAAGTGAGCTATATGGATACGAAGAAGAGTTTCGGAACAGCATCGCGACAGTAGATGAGAAGGGAAAACGCATCTGGGTATTTCCGAAGAAACCTCAGGGAAGGCTTCACCGCTGGCGTATAGTTACTACTTTCATTTTGTTAAGTCTCTTGTTTGCGGGACCGTTCTTGAAAATTTCAGGACAGCCATTGCTGCTTCTGAATTTCTTCGAGCGGAGGTTTGTGATCTTTGGCCATGCATTCTGGCCACAGGACTTCATCCTCCTGGCGATCACGCTGCTCGTGTTTTTTGTTTTTATCATTTTGTTTACCGTAGTATTTGGCCGTCTCTGGTGCGGGTGGATGTGCCCCCAGACTTTATTTATGGAGATGGTGTTCCGAAAGATTGAATACTGGATTGAAGGAGATGCACCCTCACAACGAAGATTGAATACACAGGTACTTGGCTGGGAGAAGCTCTGGAAGAAATCCGTCAAACACCTCATCTTCATTGTCATTTCAATTTTAATATCGCACACAGCGATGGCATACCTCATTGGTGTTGATGCCGTTCAAAAGATCATCAGTCAGTCTCCGGCAGAAAATATTGCCGGTTTCACAGGACTCGTCTCGTTTACCGCGATCTTCTATTTGAACTTCGCCAAATTCAGGGAACAGGCGTGTGTTGCTGTCTGTCCTTATGGAAGATTACAAGGTGTATTGCTCATTAAGGACTCCATCGTGGTTGCTTACGATTGGTTGCGCGGAGAGCCAAGAGGCAAACTGAGCAAGAGCGAGGTAGCAAAAAAAGGAGATTGCATTGATTGCAAGCTCTGCGTACATGTTTGCCCTACCGGTATTGATATCCGGAATGGCACTCAGCTCGAGTGTATCAACTGCACCGCCTGTATTGATGTGTGCGATGAAGTCATGCTAAAGATCGGAAAACCAAAGGGCCTCATCCGCTTCGCATCCTATAATTCCATTAAGGATAGCATCCAAAAGCTTTTTACGGCAAGGGTAGTTGCCTACTCGTTCGTTTTGGTCTTACTGATATCCGTGTTGAGTTTTTCACTGGCAACCCGCTCCGACGTAAATGTGACTGCACTCAAAGTACCCGGAACATTATACCAGCGTGACGGTGATTTTATCACCAATCTTTATAACCTGGAATTTGTAAACAAGACCTTTAGCGAGAAGAAACTGGAATTGAAAATCGAGGAGCCGGCCACAGCCGTCCTTTCAAATGTGGATGGCAAGGATATCATTGTGCCAGGTGAGGGACTCGTTAAAAGAATTTTCTTTATAAAGATCCCCGAAAATAAAATTGATAATGCAAGAATGGTAGTGACGCTAAGTGTATTCGAGAACGGCTCAATGGTTCAACAAGTAAAGGCAAAATTTATCGGCCCGGTGCACAAAGCATCTGATGCCAAAAGGAGATAA
- the uspA_2 gene encoding universal stress protein UspA has translation MKTILVPTDFSKPAQWATEAAIGIAIKARATVILLHVVEQIIEDSFNVEGQVSTSSHWEEKLFTMKLIQKSKAQLEEARKEAEATGVTVKSELRVGNPFHGIRTIIAEHKVDMIVMGTSGRTRFEEMLVGSTTEKVVRHSKCPVLAIHEEPSSFDFKNIVYATSLTDREKAFASVVQGLQHMYNATVHVVRINTPTVFQPDHIVKKAMDTFVKKIGLQNYTLNSFGDYSEEEGVIHFANQINADVIAMATHGRTGLGQLMMGSIAEEVVNHAKKPVLTYVVPQQ, from the coding sequence ATGAAGACAATATTAGTACCCACCGATTTCTCGAAGCCAGCCCAATGGGCAACAGAGGCCGCCATAGGCATTGCCATTAAAGCGCGGGCCACTGTGATACTGCTCCATGTAGTGGAGCAGATCATCGAAGACTCGTTCAATGTAGAAGGACAGGTGTCCACTTCATCTCACTGGGAAGAGAAGCTTTTCACTATGAAGCTGATTCAAAAAAGCAAGGCCCAACTGGAAGAAGCACGCAAAGAAGCGGAAGCTACCGGTGTCACCGTCAAGTCGGAGTTACGTGTGGGCAATCCTTTTCATGGCATCCGGACGATCATTGCTGAGCACAAAGTTGACATGATCGTGATGGGAACCTCCGGGCGCACGAGATTTGAAGAAATGCTTGTCGGGTCGACCACTGAAAAAGTGGTGAGGCATTCTAAATGCCCTGTCCTTGCTATCCACGAAGAGCCTTCATCATTTGATTTTAAGAATATCGTTTACGCCACCTCACTGACCGATCGTGAAAAAGCTTTTGCCAGTGTTGTTCAGGGATTGCAGCACATGTATAATGCCACCGTTCATGTTGTCAGGATCAACACCCCGACGGTTTTCCAACCTGATCATATTGTGAAAAAGGCAATGGACACTTTCGTAAAGAAGATCGGCCTTCAGAATTATACACTGAACAGTTTTGGAGACTACAGTGAAGAAGAGGGCGTGATCCACTTCGCGAATCAGATCAATGCCGATGTAATCGCCATGGCAACCCACGGCCGTACCGGCTTGGGGCAGCTGATGATGGGTAGCATCGCAGAAGAAGTCGTGAACCATGCAAAAAAACCAGTACTCACCTATGTGGTACCACAACAATGA
- a CDS encoding membrane protein: protein MIWTAFILGVTGSLHCIGMCSPLAMAVTAKAIVNRLLYNMGRIFTYGAMGAIMASIGYVLPIAKYQNLLSLILGLTLIAIGLAGVSHSRIKIAVLSRLNIVLKKLFAHFLKNRNPGTNILLGVLNGLLPCGLTFLALSYCIILPAPIEGFAFMLLFGLGTLPALVGFSEFFQRGVRRFSINSQKITASISVISGILLVVRLFLIHMPHAHSVATGMTEIVICGK from the coding sequence ATGATCTGGACTGCATTTATATTAGGGGTTACCGGAAGTTTGCATTGCATAGGAATGTGTAGCCCTTTGGCGATGGCCGTAACAGCAAAAGCAATTGTAAATCGTCTGCTGTATAACATGGGACGCATTTTTACTTATGGCGCGATGGGAGCAATAATGGCATCCATTGGCTATGTCCTTCCAATAGCAAAGTATCAGAATTTATTGTCTCTCATTCTTGGATTGACCCTGATCGCCATCGGCCTGGCGGGTGTTTCTCACTCGCGAATTAAAATTGCAGTATTGTCTAGATTAAATATTGTCTTGAAAAAATTGTTTGCTCATTTCTTGAAAAATCGCAACCCCGGAACAAATATCCTTCTCGGTGTCCTGAACGGATTACTCCCCTGTGGCTTAACTTTCCTCGCACTTAGCTATTGTATAATTTTGCCGGCACCCATTGAAGGGTTTGCCTTTATGCTGCTTTTCGGATTGGGCACCTTACCGGCACTAGTAGGGTTCTCTGAGTTTTTTCAACGGGGCGTGCGGAGATTCAGTATCAATTCACAGAAAATCACCGCATCTATTTCCGTGATTTCAGGCATCTTACTTGTAGTACGATTATTTCTGATCCATATGCCGCACGCGCACTCCGTTGCAACAGGCATGACAGAAATTGTAATCTGTGGAAAGTAG
- the ccoI gene encoding ATPase, with translation MKETSLTRTQTKCFHCGQDCEETLWSDEKPFCCYGCQTVYEILNSNQLCDYYLLDSHPGVSLRNADDKNYAYLDDGSVRKKLLIFDSDDFAKISFYIPAVHCVSCVWLLENLRKLDQAILHSEVNFARKLVTIDFTPSQIQLSRLAGLLSSLGYAPQITLDSGDKTSRTQTDPIVFKLTVAGFCFGNVMLFSFPEYLGLDHTDHSLIRIFSFLNLALAIPVFFYSGFDYLRSAAKSFRQRQINIDVPIAAGLIALFFRSTYDIITNTGPGYLDSFTGLVFFLLIGRWFQSKTYESLAFDRDFKSYFPLAVQRKKSGQWESTIIYNLSIGDLIRIRNMEIIPTDSKLMAYQAFIDYSFVTGESRPVKAKSGDTVYAGGRLIGQPVKLIVEKTTSQSHLTSLWNNPVFGKVNESKYKKIIDRSARIFSWIVLVIAAITAVYWQLTVPSRMLLVLTSVLMVACPCALALAAPFTYGNMMRVFGRNRFYLKNADVIERLATIDAVVFDKTGTITHGDKPDIKFTGHLSDEEFAAVGQLASASTHPLSIMIAKSNNKNSAKFDIIDFKEIPGKGIQGVVNDQFIQLGSADFIGVPKVNDLMGSSVFVSVDHEPVGHFLIQASLRENIKPMINRLGKKCDAMLSGDKNSDADAMRSVFGDRALLFFNQSPHDKLEYIHNLQQNGKTVLMVGDGLNDSGALKQSDVGIAVTDNAGVFSPACDGILDGSNLNSLDKFISLARSSTVILKSAFFISFLYNAIALGFAITGNLTPLTAAILMPLSSISVVGFSAIAVNVVARQKLNA, from the coding sequence GTGAAAGAAACATCTCTTACCCGGACACAGACCAAGTGCTTTCACTGCGGACAGGACTGCGAAGAAACGTTGTGGTCAGATGAAAAACCGTTTTGCTGTTACGGCTGCCAGACTGTTTACGAAATACTGAACTCCAACCAGCTGTGCGATTACTACCTGCTCGACAGTCATCCGGGCGTCTCGCTGCGAAACGCTGACGACAAAAACTATGCATACCTCGATGACGGATCGGTAAGGAAAAAATTACTCATATTCGATTCTGACGATTTCGCAAAAATTTCATTTTATATCCCTGCAGTACATTGTGTCTCCTGCGTCTGGCTTTTGGAGAACCTGCGAAAGCTGGATCAAGCGATCCTGCATTCGGAGGTAAACTTTGCAAGGAAGTTGGTCACTATTGATTTCACGCCATCACAAATCCAATTGAGCAGGCTTGCCGGCCTGCTGAGTTCGTTGGGTTACGCTCCTCAAATCACACTTGACTCAGGCGACAAGACCAGCCGGACACAAACTGATCCCATCGTGTTCAAGCTGACTGTGGCCGGATTTTGTTTTGGCAATGTGATGTTGTTCTCTTTTCCGGAGTACCTGGGTCTTGATCATACCGATCACTCCCTGATCAGGATCTTTTCATTCCTGAACCTGGCGCTGGCTATTCCTGTGTTTTTCTATAGTGGTTTCGATTACCTGAGATCAGCTGCAAAAAGCTTCAGACAACGGCAGATCAACATCGATGTGCCTATCGCTGCCGGTCTCATCGCTTTATTTTTCAGGAGTACCTACGATATTATCACTAATACGGGCCCTGGTTATCTCGATTCTTTTACAGGCCTCGTTTTTTTCCTGCTCATTGGCCGGTGGTTTCAGAGTAAGACATATGAAAGTCTTGCGTTCGACCGTGACTTCAAATCATATTTTCCCCTGGCGGTGCAGCGAAAAAAAAGTGGTCAATGGGAATCGACCATCATTTACAATTTGTCAATAGGTGATCTGATCCGGATCAGAAACATGGAGATCATTCCCACAGACAGCAAACTGATGGCTTATCAGGCCTTCATCGACTACAGTTTTGTGACGGGTGAATCACGACCCGTCAAAGCGAAATCCGGTGACACGGTCTATGCCGGTGGAAGATTGATCGGACAGCCGGTAAAACTCATCGTTGAAAAAACGACTTCTCAAAGCCACCTGACAAGCCTGTGGAACAACCCGGTCTTTGGCAAAGTGAATGAAAGTAAATACAAGAAAATCATTGACAGATCAGCAAGGATATTCTCCTGGATCGTATTGGTAATTGCAGCAATCACAGCTGTCTACTGGCAACTGACAGTTCCGTCACGGATGTTGCTCGTACTTACTTCAGTGCTGATGGTGGCCTGCCCATGTGCGTTGGCACTGGCAGCACCGTTTACTTATGGGAATATGATGCGGGTCTTTGGCAGAAACAGATTCTATTTAAAAAATGCCGATGTGATCGAGCGTCTCGCAACGATCGATGCAGTGGTGTTTGATAAGACCGGGACAATAACACACGGTGATAAGCCGGATATCAAATTCACCGGGCATCTAAGCGATGAGGAATTCGCAGCCGTCGGGCAACTCGCAAGTGCCTCAACTCATCCCCTAAGCATCATGATCGCCAAGTCTAATAATAAAAACAGTGCGAAGTTTGACATTATCGATTTCAAAGAAATACCCGGCAAAGGCATTCAGGGAGTAGTCAACGATCAGTTCATACAACTCGGGTCCGCAGACTTCATCGGTGTGCCGAAAGTGAATGATCTCATGGGGTCTTCCGTTTTTGTATCCGTTGATCATGAACCCGTGGGTCACTTTCTTATCCAGGCATCATTGCGCGAGAATATCAAACCCATGATCAACCGGCTTGGAAAAAAATGTGATGCGATGCTTTCCGGTGATAAAAACTCAGATGCTGACGCCATGCGATCCGTTTTTGGTGATCGTGCACTGCTGTTTTTTAATCAAAGCCCTCACGACAAACTTGAATACATCCACAACCTGCAACAAAATGGAAAAACAGTTTTGATGGTGGGAGACGGCCTCAATGATTCCGGTGCACTGAAGCAAAGCGATGTCGGGATTGCAGTCACAGACAATGCAGGCGTTTTCAGCCCGGCATGTGATGGGATATTGGACGGAAGTAATTTGAATTCGCTGGATAAGTTCATTTCGCTGGCCAGGTCGTCTACCGTTATCCTTAAAAGTGCATTCTTCATTTCATTCCTGTATAACGCCATAGCCCTGGGCTTCGCAATAACAGGAAATCTCACTCCGCTCACAGCCGCTATCCTGATGCCGTTAAGCAGCATAAGTGTCGTTGGTTTTTCAGCGATTGCAGTCAATGTCGTTGCCCGGCAAAAATTAAACGCATGA
- the ccoN/ccoO gene encoding bifunctional cbb3-type cytochrome C oxidase subunit I/II, with translation MELQKFSYDNKIVKAFMIATVVFGLVGMLVGLTAAIQLFYPLFNFDLQYTTFGRIRPLHTNAIIFAFVGNAMFAGVYYSMQRLLKARMFSDKLSWIHFWGWQSIILAAAITLPLGFTTSKEYAELEWPIDIAIALIWVVFGWNMIGTIIKRRERHMYVAIWFYIATFVTVAVLHIVNSFEMPVSLFKSYSWYAGVQDALVQWWYGHNAVAFFLTTPFLGMMYYFLPKAANRPVYSYKLSIIHFWSLIFIYIWAGPHHLLYTSLPDWAQSLGTVFSIMLIAPSWGGMLNGLMTLRGAWDRVREDPVLKFMVVAVTAYGMATLEGPLLSLKNVNAIAHFTDWIVAHVHVGGLGWNGFMIFAMLYWAVPRMWSTTLYSKKLANTHFWLGTLGIIFYALPMYVSGLTQSLMWKEFNPEGFLVYKNFLETTVAILPLHMLRAIGGGLYLTGAFIMTYNLIKTAYAGNFVANEAAEAAPLMKAYSPSSGGWHHRVLEHKPVLFTVLSLIAILIGGAIEMVPTFLIKSNIPTITSVKPYTPLELHGRDIYIREGCVNCHTQMVRPFRSETERYGEYSKAGEFVYDHPFLWGSKRTGPDLARESGKYSNSWHYNHLLAPDAVSTGSIMPAYPWLFEQIIDKEETAGKIRALRKIGVPYESGYEAIANDDLQKQADEIAASLKADGIETISDAEIVAIIAYLQRLGKDIKAEKVAEQKMILN, from the coding sequence ATGGAGTTACAAAAATTCAGCTACGACAATAAAATTGTTAAAGCCTTCATGATCGCCACGGTCGTCTTCGGACTTGTAGGTATGCTGGTTGGCTTAACGGCCGCCATTCAATTGTTTTATCCGCTGTTCAATTTTGATTTACAGTACACCACGTTCGGACGCATCAGGCCACTGCACACCAACGCTATCATCTTTGCCTTCGTGGGTAACGCAATGTTTGCCGGGGTATACTACTCCATGCAGCGTTTGCTGAAGGCGCGAATGTTCAGCGATAAACTGAGCTGGATTCATTTCTGGGGCTGGCAGTCGATCATTCTTGCCGCGGCTATCACTCTTCCTTTGGGATTCACAACATCCAAAGAATATGCTGAACTGGAGTGGCCTATAGATATCGCCATTGCTTTAATCTGGGTCGTGTTCGGTTGGAACATGATCGGTACAATTATTAAGCGAAGAGAGCGGCACATGTATGTAGCTATCTGGTTTTATATCGCCACGTTCGTAACCGTAGCTGTATTACATATTGTCAACTCATTTGAAATGCCTGTGAGTCTGTTCAAGAGTTACTCGTGGTATGCAGGTGTACAAGACGCATTGGTGCAATGGTGGTACGGCCACAACGCAGTGGCATTTTTCCTGACGACACCTTTTTTAGGAATGATGTACTACTTCTTGCCGAAAGCCGCCAACCGGCCTGTCTACTCCTACAAACTTTCCATCATTCACTTTTGGTCACTCATCTTCATATACATTTGGGCCGGGCCACACCATTTATTATACACATCACTTCCTGACTGGGCGCAGTCCCTGGGTACAGTTTTCTCAATCATGCTCATCGCTCCCTCCTGGGGTGGAATGCTCAACGGCCTGATGACCTTGAGAGGTGCCTGGGATCGTGTACGTGAAGATCCTGTTTTGAAATTCATGGTTGTTGCCGTCACAGCTTATGGAATGGCAACACTCGAAGGCCCGCTACTGTCATTGAAAAATGTAAATGCTATTGCCCACTTCACCGACTGGATCGTAGCGCACGTTCACGTGGGCGGATTGGGATGGAATGGTTTCATGATCTTCGCCATGCTCTACTGGGCAGTGCCGCGCATGTGGAGTACAACTTTGTATTCCAAAAAGTTGGCTAATACGCACTTCTGGCTCGGCACGCTCGGAATTATTTTCTACGCACTGCCAATGTACGTGTCAGGTCTTACACAAAGTCTCATGTGGAAAGAATTCAATCCCGAGGGATTCCTGGTCTACAAAAATTTCCTTGAAACCACGGTAGCCATTCTTCCTTTACACATGCTCCGGGCCATTGGTGGGGGATTGTACCTCACCGGTGCATTCATCATGACTTATAATCTGATCAAGACAGCTTATGCAGGTAATTTCGTTGCGAACGAAGCAGCTGAAGCCGCGCCATTGATGAAAGCATATTCTCCGAGTAGTGGTGGCTGGCATCATCGCGTGCTTGAACACAAACCGGTATTGTTCACCGTACTTTCGCTGATCGCAATTTTAATTGGTGGTGCTATCGAAATGGTACCGACTTTTCTTATCAAATCGAACATACCCACAATCACCAGTGTGAAGCCCTATACTCCCCTTGAGCTGCATGGCCGCGACATTTATATCAGAGAAGGTTGTGTGAATTGCCACACACAAATGGTCAGGCCTTTCCGTTCTGAAACGGAACGCTACGGAGAATACTCGAAGGCAGGTGAATTTGTTTATGACCATCCGTTCTTATGGGGTTCTAAACGTACCGGGCCGGACCTCGCGCGCGAGAGTGGCAAATATTCCAACTCATGGCACTACAATCACCTTCTTGCCCCGGATGCAGTCTCAACAGGTTCAATTATGCCTGCATATCCCTGGCTATTTGAGCAAATCATAGACAAGGAGGAGACTGCAGGTAAAATAAGAGCTCTCAGAAAAATAGGTGTGCCTTATGAAAGCGGCTACGAAGCTATTGCCAATGATGACTTGCAAAAGCAAGCCGATGAAATTGCTGCCAGCTTGAAAGCGGACGGGATTGAGACGATTAGCGATGCCGAGATCGTTGCCATCATCGCTTACCTGCAGCGTTTGGGCAAAGACATCAAGGCAGAAAAGGTAGCTGAGCAAAAAATGATCTTAAACTAA